Genomic DNA from Scylla paramamosain isolate STU-SP2022 chromosome 25, ASM3559412v1, whole genome shotgun sequence:
acaccacacactcagacacacaacATTCACACTCTTACCCCAGTCAGCCCCTgatggaaagggacagtcttgtggaccacctTACTACACCCAAGGGACTTATACATAGAACAGCTGGCCACATAATTACACAGCAAGGATAAAAATAGATACACAAAAAATTAGAAACGTTGAACATTAGGAGAGATCCAAATGAACACAGCACTCACCATGCCTGCCTTGCTGTTTCTCCTCAGGAAGTGCAGAGGCAGTGGGATGGAAATGTTAAACTCCAGCTTCTTGAGGATGTCAATTTCCATCTTTAGAATCTCCCTCTTGGTGTACGCCTTGTCAGTGATGTATGAGAAGTCCCCCACGTCTGGGCAAACCATCTCCTCAAACTTGCTAGCTATGAACATCGCCGTCACTCCCACCAGCTGGATCTTGTTGCGGGGaacattcctctctttctgtaaCAGGATGACACTCTTTCAcatatccttttattttcttatggacTCATTTCCCAGACAAAGGTGTACCTATCCATGTACCTGGAaccaagctcaaaacatttcaGTTTCTTATCTTGACTATGTTAACATGTTCTAATGCAAGTTGTTTGGAGTTTTAAAGGTTTTACAATTCTAGTGATAGCTCAACAAGAGTCTTGCCGTCAATGGAAAACACACCTAGTACCTGACACGTATCCGAATCTCACACCTTTTCTCTGTCACCTAGCACAGACAAGATCATcacaaaataagggaagctgcaagaagccatcaggcctacacatggcagtccctgtacaaaacatacatacctatttccaccaatcatcctCATCCACAAATTTGTCCAATCTCCTTTTAAACCTTCCTAataactcagcactaacaacccaattactgagtccattccattcatctaccactatttgagaaccaattctttcctatctcttcaTTAAATCCaactttttcaagcttgaacccattatttctcaTTCTATCCTGactactgatcctgagaattttgctacCGTCACCCTTGATATATCCCCTATACTATAAAAGACAAacaactaatctctctctggcctttgaaaattcaCGTCCCCCAATGtccctcctttactctccctctctgacCACACAAGATTAGTGCAAAGAGCAGCAAACCCACTGGTCCTGACAAGGCTCACCACCCACCTGGAGATATCTGTCCAGGATGCCAACAGTGAGGAAGAGCGTCTCCTGAGTGAGTGTGAAGCGGTGGTGGACCTGCACCAGCCAGTCCACCAGGATGAGCCGCATCTTGTGGGTGACGGTCTGCCCCTCCAGGTAATGGTACTGCACCTGAGATTTATTCTGcaacaaacaaaaggatatttTTATGCAAGAAGGGCCATTTGCACTATGGGTCAATGGggctaagaatgtgaatgacgtgtgtgtgtgtgtgtgtgtgtgtgtgtgtgtgtgtgtgtgtgtgtgtgtgtgtgtgtgtgtgtgtgtgtgtgtgtgtgtgtgtgtgtgtgtgtgtgtgtgtgtgtgtgtgtgtgtgtgtgtgtgtgtgtgtgtgtgtgtgtgtgtgtgtgtgtgtgtgtgtgtgtgtgtgtgtgtgtgtgtgtgtgtgtgtgtgtgtgtgtgtgtgtgtgtgtgtgtgtgtgtgtgtgtgtgtgtgtgtgctcacctCCAGACTCCTGAGGTAGTCATAGATGTCACACACATACTCAGACACCAGCTGGGGGTTGCTGGCATCCTGGGAGTCAATGTCTTCCACATCAAGTCGCTGGCTGGAGAATGCCACCGCCAGCTCATCCACCTCCATCTTACTGCTGTTCACCACATCCTCCACTGGCTCCTTCTTTAccacctccttcttcaccttctccagCACTCCACTGGGCTGCACATTCTCCTTGCCACTGTACCTGAGGAACACAAACGCACACATCATGGACTCATCTGAAGCTCTGGATGCctcaaaggaagggaaaacaagCTTGTCAAATGCCACATCACACATTCTACAACTcgaaaagaaatagaatcaccagatattcacatttttttttctgaggggtactggcctagggcaagagagagagagagagagagagagagagagagagagagagagagagagagagagagagagagagagagagagaaaataaataaaaacccacTTAAGTGCTAGTCCCTAAAGGAAGGTCAAAAAGGATCATCCCAATAAGAGGATGTCTTGaatcaaacctccctcttgaaagatctcaagacataggaaggaggaaatacagaagcaagcagggagttccagttttCATAGTATTGTAATTCATGAAAACAAGCAATAGTCATGATCACGGCAACGTACAAAGCATCCAAGACCCTCATTACAATCTACAGCCCTTACCTCTTTACACCCAGACCGGACACAGGCTCCTGCTTCACCATGTCCAGGGATTTCGTGGCCTTGAAGCCGAGGCGAGAGAGATTCCTGTTGCTCATCTCCCCGAGGGCTGCCCGATGGAGTGTGGGGCCCTGGAACACCTTGGCCTCCACCTTCCTCGGCCCAGCATTCTGCTCCGCCATCTGGGAACACAGTGGACAGTGAGGGAAGCATTCACATCAAGAGGGAAGGGGATCAAGTAAAAGACCACTGGAGTTGAGAGGTTGTTGAGAGATCAGTGGGGAAAACCAAAGACCTCCACATGTCAGGAGGATCATATAGCAAGAAGAGAGGTTGAGAGGTAGTTCAAAGCTCAGTGGGAAGACTAGatggagactgtgtgtgtgtgtgtgtgtgtgtgtgtgtgtgtgtgtgtgtgtgtgtgtgtgtgtgtgtgtgtgtgtgtgtgtacatgagaAAGATGAATATCACAGAAAACATTGTCTATGATTGCAACAAGTGGGATAGACTCTTATTCTGTCCAAGCCCATAAAGAAATATGGACACAGTTAAGACATTGAGTGTtggaagcattttttttctttttttctgtgcatCACTACTTTTGTACATCTGCATCTACTGCCTCCTGCACCAACATGACACTCTAAAACCTAGATCACCATTTATTACTGCTGTTGGATACTTCATTTATAACCAAGAcacttttcttcagttttaaATAATCTTTTTAACAAGTCTTTGGTGACTggtaccttcagtgggcctttgtATCAGTCTTCTTGCTGCCCTTGGTTAaagctcctcttacataaataacTCAAGATTGAAATGCATGTCTCTATACACAAATTAAAGTGGCAAATtactcaataatcaggttgttagtgccaagtcattagggagccttAAAAAGATTACACACATTTATGGagggggatgataggtggaaataggtacgtAGATTTCAAACAGAGACTGCCAAGTgaaggtctgatggcttcttgcagcttcccttatgttcttatgttcttcaaTCAACCTTCACCACACCCCAGGATACACCACAGTGCCATGACCTCCGCAATGCTACACACATCTCACTTAACACTAAAACATCATAACTGTTACGAGGTTAAGTGATAATAATCATTTCAGTCCTAATATACATATGAAGTATCCTGATTAAGTAACCAGAcatcaccttttctttccttatagtTAGCTACATCCCTGATACTATAACAAGAATAGAGTAGTGGGGTTGAATCATACAGAATAATTATGGCTTAGAAAATCATTACTGCTTAAAATTCACTGGTCTTGTACAGATTATATTAGTTCAGCCATATAGAACTGAGGGAAGAGGATCAATGGAAAGACAGTGAAATGAACAGAAAGAACTGTGGTACaactgcaaaggatggaagccacagaggaagatgcaaaagaagggaagaaactgTGGTACaactgcaaaggatggaagtcacagaggaagatgcaaatgaagggaaggaactgTGGTagagaaacaactggaggaaaCCCATGCATGGTGCCAAACCTGACTCTTGGAAtgtgacaaaagaaaatattgaaaaaggaagagagcagTGTTTGAATATCTAGAGGTAGAAAAATGCCAGTGGGAAGGCCAAGGTAGGCAATGAGGCAGATGTTATGCAGAAGTAGTATGTGTAAAAGATTAGGCATATCAAGATGTGAGAAATAAAACAGCGTAGTTGAAAGGGTCGAGAGCCGTTGGTTTGCCCACAAGGAAAACTAAATGAAGAGTGTATTTTTAAGTGTGGTAGACATGATGGTTAAAAATGTCATGAACCAACTCAGCCTCTGCGTTTGATTCTTGTACATTCACCGCTGAAAATGAAATAACAACCAATCCTTATTAAATCTATGAAAATGTCCCTGTAAAGTGACAGcaggagtactttctcttctccatcaggGGCCAAGGGGCTGAAAAATGTTGTGAATGATTGTCagtgtgaaagttgtgtgccttgtcttgcctaccttccttttttggggggagagaCGGCCacagtatgtgtatgtataaaaa
This window encodes:
- the LOC135113322 gene encoding G2/mitotic-specific cyclin-B-like; protein product: MALRARQQINMAEQNAGPRKVEAKVFQGPTLHRAALGEMSNRNLSRLGFKATKSLDMVKQEPVSGLGVKRYSGKENVQPSGVLEKVKKEVVKKEPVEDVVNSSKMEVDELAVAFSSQRLDVEDIDSQDASNPQLVSEYVCDIYDYLRSLENKSQVQYHYLEGQTVTHKMRLILVDWLVQVHHRFTLTQETLFLTVGILDRYLQKERNVPRNKIQLVGVTAMFIASKFEEMVCPDVGDFSYITDKAYTKREILKMEIDILKKLEFNISIPLPLHFLRRNSKAGMVDSRHHTLAKYLMELCLPEYTMCHFKASVIAAAALCLTLKLLDGGDWNDTLIYHSTYTEEQLMPVMCKMAAVVVKSHHNSKQQAVRQKYEATKFMKISKLPQLKSDIITKLAERSALS